In the Euphorbia lathyris chromosome 5, ddEupLath1.1, whole genome shotgun sequence genome, one interval contains:
- the LOC136231037 gene encoding uncharacterized protein isoform X4 → MCLSGLFGPPRSFRKQSDINRENEELKRTRPHAVSPRQLLSRRDSHCLAETTTVSPRQNANQQRKLRKERRQQVRVEEIDIPPEEEIPQPEEMANPPSIMELLKATRPTATSSLVQPAIAAASFEIKPAMIQMIQNSGQFGGEYHEDPNAHLNKFTLYCSTFKYNNVTTEDVYMTLFRFSLKDEAADWLASLEPGSLADWDSTVSEFLAKYFPPSKTAQLRSDINCFKQFESENLHLAWERFQKLMRKCPHHGFEKHRLVQLFYSGISSANRASLDTAAGGNLFSKTAAVAYSLVKELAERSAHWQIEKPTPRRGVFAVEAPSSKSVGTSESNSQAVVRSSYLDSIGHCLGEAHAETECKSEILIWIILGMDLDECDGMKGMEKVYVNLARVDPFHDPTTHLSRTRCNEFLEISGTTAEIHVWYSMLGAAAKARVCELGFEPFISALPRTNGVCDRFGLRALCERWVDSTHTFHLSFGEMTISSRDFSLLTGLRGSSTPVPFCFDMIRPRVDRARLAALIGPGVYPGAKSSPAKFISTASLLSRRDFCETDDADLAVRSFLVYTLSEMIFRAKSGKVHAGLIQAFSDLDAAASYDWAGAGLAFIYKFLDLTCWKRKDFGGYTFALLVCVHPGLVLSIFFMQVWAYERRILPSQSRHRSRVPRLPLMTRWREFDLGTEKRRTVARLLDWIDSRTLGQIKFRWDDLDFGPDYAYVTLIQEQECVLTGPCVRAWYLGDRGITGIRASHWSPGEIPVSMFAVRTMPLSVIRQDLTRRFVGREVWVHAGGRDLYLSTLLSTRDAPAVAMDVDPVADVFSWEAVAAVFGQEEVPEGSWRSAHLSDFFDGARA, encoded by the exons GTTAAGGAAAGAACGCAGACAGCAGGTTAGGGTGGAAGAAATCGACATCCCCCCTGAAGAGGAAATCCCTCAACCGGAAGAGATGGCCAATCCACCTTCTATCATGGAGCTTCTCAAGGCCACGAGGCCTACAGCTACCTCTAGCTTAGTGCAGCCTGCCATTGCAGCAGCTTCTTTTGAGATCAAACCAGCGATGATCCAAATGATCCAAAATTCGGGACAATTCGGTGGAGAATACCATGAGGATCCCAATGCCCACTTGAATAAATTCACCCTTTATTGCAGCACTTTCAAATATAATAATGTTACTACTGAAGATGTATACATGACATTATTTCGTTTTTCTTTGAAGGATGAAGCAGCAGATTGGCTAGCCTCATTGGAACCAGGATCCCTAGCAGATTGGGATAGCACAGTCAGTGAATTTCTAGCCAAGTATTTCCCGCCGTCCAAGACGGCACAGTTAAGGAGCGATATTAACTGTTTCAAACAGTTTGAGAGTGAAAATCTACACTTGGCTTGGGAACGATTCCAAAAGCTCATGCGAAAGTGCCCACATCATGGGTTTGAAAAGCACCGTTTGGTACAACTCTTTTACTCTGGTATTTCTTCTGCTAACAGAGCTTCTTTGGACACAGCTGCAGGTGGTAATTTATTCAGTAAGACAGCGGCAGTTGCTTATAGCCTTGTGAAGGAGCTAGCAGAGCGTAGTGCGCACTGGCAGATAGAGAAGCCGACCCCAAGACGTGGTGTATTTGCTGTGGAGGCCCCGTCATCAAAGTCGGTAGGGACATCAGAGTCAAACTCTCAG GCTGTCGTCAGGAGTTCttatcttgacagtattggcCACTGTCTGGGAGAAGCGCATGCTGAAACGGagtgcaaatcggag attttgatttggattattctcgggatggatttggatgaatgcgatggcaTGAAAGGCATGGAGAAGGTTTACGTGAACCTTGCTAGGgtggaccctttccacgaccctacgacgcatctgagccggacacgctgtaACGAG TTCCTcgagatttccgggaccacGGCCGAGATCCACGTGTGGTATTCTATGTTAGGCGCCGCAGCGAAAGCCCGTGTCTGtgagttgggctttgagccctttatttcagcgctgccccgcaccaatggGGTGTGCGATCGCTTTGGCCTGCGGGCCCTATGCGAgaggtgggttgactcgacccataccttccacctttctttcggggagatgaccatctcgtcCCGAGATTTCTCTTTGCTGACAGGGCTGCGGGGGAGTAGCACTCCAGTTCCCTTCTGCTTTGACATGATACGTCCGCGGGTCGATCGCGCTAGGCTAGCCGCTTTGATTGGGCCAGGAGTTTACCCAGGTGCCAAATCCTCTCCAGCGAAGTTCATttctaccgcgagcctcttgagtcgcAGAGATTTTTGTGAGACGGATGACGCTGACTTGGCTGTCCGTAGCTTCCTAGTGTACACTTTGAGTGAGATGATTTTCCGCGCCAAGAGCGGGAAGGTACATGCTGGTCTTATTCAGGCTTTTAGCGATTTGGATGCGGCGGcgtcttatgattgggcgggggcggGCCTAGCCTTCATATAtaagtttttggatttgacttgctggaagcgcaaggacttcggtggttacacttTCGCTCTTCTGGTATGTGTGCACCCTGGACTCGTCCTTTCTATCTTCTTCATGCAGGTTTGGGCgtacgagaggcggattcttcctagcCAGTCTCGGCATCGGTCACGAGTACCGAGGCTCCCTCTCATGACTCGGTGGAGAGAGTTCGATTTAGGCACAGAGAAGAGACGGACGGTGGCGCGGCTCCTAGACTGGATTGACTCGCGGACCTTGGGACAG aTCAAGtttaggtgggacgaccttgacttcggtcccgactATGCGTACGTGACTTTGATCCAGGAGCAGgagtgcgtgctcaccggcccttgcGTGCGGGCCTGGTACTTAggcgaccggggcatcaccgggaTTAGAGCGTCGCACTGGTCCCCGGGCGAGATCCCCGTttccatgttcgcggtgcggactaTGCCCTTGTCGGTTATCCGTcaggacttgacccgtcggttcgtgggtagagaggtgtgggttcacgccgggggccgtgatcTTTACCTATCGACTTTGTTGAGCacgagggatgccccagcggtgGCGATGGATGTGGATCCCGTGGCAGACGTGTTTTCgtgggaggctgtcgcggccgtctttggtcaggaggaggtcccg gaggggtcctggaggagtgctcatTTGTCAGACTTCTTCGATGGTGCTCGGGCTTAG